The following proteins are encoded in a genomic region of Glycine soja cultivar W05 chromosome 17, ASM419377v2, whole genome shotgun sequence:
- the LOC114394008 gene encoding scarecrow-like protein 13 has translation MQTSQKHPSSAGAHFYHQPVQGIYQMLQSNLCQDSSSQGTSVSFETCKEQYFTLESCPAPTNDFMDCDDSPSYASVSSKRTPFSPQGSQSCYSDHHQSSDNTYGSPISGLSSVDDRHQLKHKLRELEISLLAPEESDITDSCGCCVVKGGLHGSSQLAKHNWDQIAENIAQFDLKGALKVCAQAVSDDDVPTARGWIDNVLGKLVSVSGDPIQRLGAYLLEGLRARLESSGNLIYKSLKCEQPTSKELMSYMHILYQICPYWKFAYISANAIIQETMANESRIHIIDFQIAQGTQWHLLIQALAHRPGGPPSLRVTGVDDSQSTHARGGGLWIVGERLSDFARSCGVPFEFHSAAISGCEVVRGNIEIRAGEALAVNFPYVLHHMPDESVSTENHRDRLLRLVKSLSPKVVTFVEQESNTNTSPFFQRFVETLDYYTAMFESIDVACPRDDKKRISAEQHCVARDMVNMIACEGVERVERHELFGKWRSRLSMAGFKQCQLSSSVMVATQNLLKEFSQNYRLEHRDGALYLGWMNRHMATSSAWR, from the coding sequence ATGCAAACGTCTCAGAAGCACCCTAGTTCAGCTGGTGCCCATTTCTATCACCAGCCTGTGCAAGGCATTTACCAAATGTTGCAAAGCAATCTATGCCAAGATAGCAGCAGCCAGGGAACAAGTGTTTCATTTGAAACCTGTAAGGAGCAATACTTTACTCTGGAATCATGCCCAGCACCCACTAATGATTTCATGGATTGTGATGATTCTCCTTCCTATGCCAGTGTATCATCTAAAAGGACTCCATTTTCTCCACAAGGTTCTCAGTCATGCTATTCAGATCACCACCAGTCCTCTGACAACACCTATGGTTCGCCAATAAGTGGCTTGTCTAGTGTTGATGACCGGCATCAACTAAAGCACAAGCTAAGAGAACTAGAGATTTCATTGTTGGCGCCTGAGGAATCAGACATTACAGACAGTTGCGGCTGCTGCGTCGTCAAGGGTGGCCTCCATGGATCATCTCAGTTGGCCAAACATAACTGGGATCAGATAGCAGAAAATATTGCACAATTTGACTTGAAAGGAGCCCTCAAGGTATGTGCACAGGCTGTGTCTGACGATGATGTTCCGACAGCAAGAGGCTGGATAGATAATGTACTGGGGAAATTGGTATCAGTCTCTGGTGATCCAATCCAGAGGTTGGGTGCTTACTTGTTAGAGGGGCTTAGAGCAAGGTTGGAATCATCAGGGAATCTCATCTACAAATCCCTTAAGTGTGAACAACCAACAAGCAAAGAGCTAATGAGTTACATGCACATTTTGTACCAGATTTGCCCATACTGGAAGTTTGCATACATATCTGCAAATGCTATCATCCAAGAAACAATGGCAAATGAGTCAAGGATTCATataattgattttcaaattgCGCAGGGCACACAGTGGCATTTACTTATCCAGGCTCTTGCACATAGGCCAGGGGGACCCCCCTCCCTTCGTGTGACCGGTGTTGATGACTCACAGTCGACTCATGCACGAGGTGGAGGACTTTGGATTGTTGGAGAAAGGCTTTCAGATTTTGCCAGGTCTTGTGGAGTTCCATTTGAATTCCACAGTGCTGCAATATCTGGCTGTGAGGTTGTACGAGGAAATATTGAAATCCGAGCAGGGGAAGCTCTGGCTGTAAACTTTCCTTATGTTTTGCACCACATGCCAGATGAGAGTGTGAGCACCGAAAATCACAGGGATAGATTGTTGAGGTTGGTTAAGAGCTTGTCTCCCAAGGTTGTTACCTTTGTTGAGCAAGAATCCAACACCAACACTTCTCCTTTCTTTCAGAGGTTTGTTGAGACCTTGGATTATTATACTGCAATGTTTGAATCTATAGATGTGGCTTGCCCCAGAGATGATAAGAAGAGGATTAGCGCAGAGCAGCACTGCGTGGCACGAGACATGGTCAACATGATAGCTTGTGAGGGGGTTGAGAGGGTGGAGAGGCATGAACTTTTTGGAAAGTGGAGGTCAAGACTTTCCATGGCTGGATTTAAACAGTGTCAATTGAGTTCTTCAGTGATGGTTGCTACCCAAAATCTCCTAAAGGAGTTCAGTCAAAATTATAGGCTTGAACATAGAGATGGTGCTCTTTATCTTGGCTGGATGAACAGACATATGGCCACCTCTTCTGCTTGGAGATGA
- the LOC114392272 gene encoding uncharacterized protein LOC114392272, whose protein sequence is MEREEERERRRVRDKQRRQSMNKEQRERHLARRRRNYQLRRQRSANNAPLMAEALSTPSNSSFQILQGSSIPLEAFPRRLRLNAIKRLARNLGTPMTVPPSIANHPVAPDLISLSASSADDGSIITKSKPLRLNCVKRLARSLSFPAEKTAPQNNHNVNGMENGEGI, encoded by the exons ATGGAGCGGGAGGAAGAGAGGGAACGGCGTCGTGTACGTGACAAGCAGAGGAGACAATCGATGAATAAAGAACAGAGGGAACGACACCTTGCACGACGCCGCAGAAACTACCAGCTTCGAAGACAGAGATCTGCAAATAATGCTCCATTAATGGCTGAAGCCTTGTCCACTCCTTCTAACTCATcatttcaaattcttcaag GATCGTCAATTCCGCTGGAAGCTTTTCCGAGAAGGTTGCGTCTAAATGCAATTAAACGCCTTGCACGAAACCTGGGAACTCCAATGACTGTGCCACCTTCCATTGCCAACCACCCCGTCGCACCAGACTTGATATCACTATCAGCTTCAAGTGCTGATGATG gtagcataataacaaaatcaaaaccCTTACGTTTGAATTGTGTCAAACGCCTTGCTCGATCATTAAGTTTTCCAGCGGAAAAGACAGCACCACAGAATAACCACAATG tgAATGGGATGGAGAATGGGGAAGGTATATGA